The genomic window GCGCGGAAGCGATCTGCGCACCCGTGCCCGCCTCGCCCGTCCACGACACCTCACCGCGGTTCATGTTGGGTAACGCTGGCTGCTTGGTCCATTCAAAATGAACAGGGTAGCCAAGCACGCTAGTCACCGCCCATTCAACGTGCGGTTGAACAGCCGGTGTTACCGAATGAATAAATATGACGCCACGTGTGGCTTTATTGTTCACCGTAACCTCCTACTTGGGTGAAATTCCCCTTGACACTCAAGTGAGGTTCGATATTTCAAGGATGCCACACCCTCTTGCGAAAGTCACCTCCTCATCGGTAATTCATGTTCAAAAACGTCCTCGACACGCGGAGCAAGGAACGTAAAGCCGTGTTCGAGAAGGACATCAGGAGACACTCGCTGTGAGGCCAGAATCGCCTCACGAGCCATCTCCCCTGCCAGCAGCCGTAATATCGAGCTCGGAACAGCGAGGAAAGCTGGGCGGCCAACGTGCCGGGCCAATAGTCGGTGCCAGTCTCGATTCCGAATCGGCTCGGGATTGACCATGTTCACCGGCCCCGAGATCTCCTGATTTGCGAGAATAAACAGCATTGCGCGCACATAGTCATCACGCGCGATCGTCGACATCCAGCTCATACCGCCGCCCAGTTTCGCACCCAATCCGATGCGATAGGGATGTTGCAGCAGGCCGAGCATGCCGCCGTCAGCGCCCATGACGAGCCCCGTACGCACGAGCACTGTCCGCGCCCCGAGCTCCCCCGTCTCCAGGGCAGCCGACTCCCACGCGTTGCAAAGTTCAGCCAAGAAGCCCTCCCCGCGCGAGCTGCCTTCGCTCAGCAGCTCATCCCCGCGATCAGGACCGTAAAAGCCAATCGCCGAACCAGATATGAAAACCTGGGGAGTACACGTGCGCGCAAACGCCGTAACCAGCGTGCGAACGGAATTCAGCCGAGACCGCCACAAGGCCCGCTTGTACGACGCCGTCCACGGCCTATCGAGCAAACCCACCCCGTTGAGACAGATCACACCGTACGCGTCTGCAAGGGCGGCGTCGTCAATTGTGCCCGACGCCGGATCCCACAGGAACTGCGTGACACCTGCGGGAGCCGGGCGATCGAAGCGGCGAACCAGCTGACGGACGTCGTAGCCCGCAAGCACCGCCGCCTCGACGAGCCTAGCGCCAATAAAACCCGATGCGCCTGTGAGAACAAGGATGGGCTTCATCGCTGGTGCTCCCGCAGCTGGCGGAAAGCCTCACGACGCATCGCCCGGTCCAGGCGGTCGACGTAGAGGTGGCCATCCAGGTGGTCGACTTCATGCTGGATGAGCCGCCCCCAAATCTCCTCACCTTCAATCACCACGCGTTTTCCATCGAGATTAGTGCCCTCCGCACGCGCATACATAGAACGTGTGGTCGGGAACCACAGATCCGGTACCGAAAGGCATCCCTCCGGACCGTCTTGCGTTTCCTCAGAAAGCTCTACGATCACCGGATTGAGGATGTAACCGATATTCCCCTCAATATTCCACGAAAATGCCCTAAAGGAGACGCCAATCTGATTAGCCGCCAGACCCGCCCGGCCGTCCTCATTCACATTTTCCAGCAGATCCTCAACCAGTTGCTTAATCCCCGCAGTAACCTCGCGGATCGGATCACACGGAGTACGCAAAACTGGGTCGCCAACAATACGGATATCTCGATAAGTCATGAGGCCATTATCTCACGCACCTGCTTGGCTAGTGTGTACCCTCACCTGACCAAGCCGCATCCGGTCCGCCGAAACCGGGTGTGCCTAGGGGGTGGGGACGGGGTAGGGGTTTGCGGGGTTCGGGTAGTGAGGGAGCCGTATAAGCGTAGGGCGCGTGCCTTGGCTTTTCTCACCGTGGCACGCGCCTTTAGGAGGGAGATGTTTAACCAGCATCGCCTTCCCCTGCTGAGATTGTCACAGATCCTAGCCACTTTCGACGCACCCAGTCTCGTATATAGCCTGAGTAGCAACCTCAATGGGGTGGATCATCACGAAAGGATCTAGCCCAGGCACGGTTTTTGTTATGGGTACGACGAGCGTACATCACGGCCTACTAGCCCCCTACCCGAATACCTGTTTATGCCCCCCCTGTAAAGCCATTCCAGGCCTATACAGGGGGCGAAAAAACGAGGGCTTAGGCGCACGCAGAACCATAACTGCTAACCAGCGGTTGTGCGGCTGATACCGGGGAGGGAGCACCCCGCCCATTCGCGGGCTATAGGACAAAATGTGTTGGTGTTGATTCATGGGTATCCAATGGGTATCTAAACCGGATATGAGAAAACCCCAGTTCTCGTTTTTCGTTGAGATTCCGGGGTTTTGAGTGGCTCCCGCGGTTGGACTCGAACCAACAACCCTTCGATTAACAGTCGAATGCTCTGCCATTGAGCTACGCGGGAAAGCGACGTGAATACTTTAACCGGAAGTGCACCCGAAAGTGAAATCCAGAAGGCAGTTTTTCAGGCAATGTGTGTTTCTACACAGCCACTATGGTTATCGGCGCGTCAGCATGCACAAGCTTCACATGCCACCTCTACAAACGCCGCAGACGACCCGGAAAACCTGCTCTCATCAGCGTCTCTAATCGATCCCTACAGCTTCACGCAGTTCAGTGTCCAAAGTATCGAGCGCACGCTGATCGGCGTCGTCGATATCGACATCGACGATGATCTGCGTGAAGAGCGAATCGTCTGGGTTACGCCGAACCTGGCCACGTGCAACAGCGCCGCTAGGCAGCTCAGCCAGCTGCGTGTAGACGATCGATCGCTCAATCCTTTCTCGGATCATCATGATCGCCAACCCGTCAGCTTCGCGTGGAATTTTAAACACCAGGGGTTTAGTACGCAGGTCAACAAAAGTAAGTGTCAAGGTGTCCTGATCGTCGTCCCAAGTGCCTGTTTCAAAATCCGACCAGACATAGGTGCTCCGCTCCCCAGACTTTGACACCACAGCGAAGTAGCCGTCCCAGCCACCAATCCAGACTCCTTCCGAGACTGGCTCGACCGGCGTCGCCGCAGCGGGCATTCCAGAGGCGTCCGCAAGATATGCCGGGAATCTAGAGCGACCGAGCATTGGTCACCTCCAGCATTACGCTAGCCCCGTCGCTGCCAATGTTCTGACCAGCTAAAAAACCCATAACGGCGAGGATCAGTCCGCCCACAATAGCAACGACGAGATTTCGTTTTTTCGCTCTCTGGAGCCGAGACATTTCCTCATCGGTTAACCCATACCCGTTTTTCACTGCTGGCTCGCGCTCGCCATCGGGGCGCAGGTCGTCGTGTGACACAGAACATCCTTCCGTTGGGGTTGTGACCACTACCAGTCTAATCGAACGACGCCGTCGCTAACGGTTCGCAACCAGTACCGCTTCTGCCTCCACAGCTGTGATAGGCATGCTGGTGGTGGATGTGACTGCGTCCCCTGGCACGTTATACCAGTTATTTGTGCCGATCACCCGAATAGCGACATTCCACTTGATCCTCACGCCTGGAGTGAAGGTACCAGGCCGGGTGTAGACGTAGCTGGCACTGCCGTTGGGATAAGGGCCGCCGGCGTCCTTGGTGACGAACGTATTGCCATCTCCCGGAAACCATTCGAACGTAGTAGGAGTAAAGGATAGTTCGAGGGGTGTACCAAGTACCGTCACTGTATCTTTGTAAGCCCCAGCGCTAGAGGCAAAGTAGACGGCCTTGTTGATAATCACCTCCGGCGAGGCAGGCTGCCAGGTAAGCTTCCCGCCGCGAATAATTACTTGGGCATTCTCTCGAATGTAATGGCCGAGGTCGGCAAGCGTCATTTGCGGAGCTGGCGACTTCGCCGGATTAGAACTTGCTTCTTGAGGATCTTTATTCTCGCGGTACATGCAGTATTCTGCTAGCGGTCCAGACATACGCCAAGTCTCATAGTAAGCAACGCCAGTATTCGAACCGTAGTTCCTGACGCACATTTCATCTAAAGTCAGCGAACGTAAACCGCCAAGGTTTCCATCGCGTGCCGGTGTGTCAGATCGAGATATCGGCGTTCCTGGAGCTCCAGTCACAGGCTTCAGTTGTTTATGCCTGCCACTTTCACCAACAATGGTTACCGTTCCGCCTTCAACTGTTTTGTTCCAATTGCCAAGGTCAGAATTGCTATCCTGACCGGCATACATCGGCAAAAGGAGCAGAAACGAAGTCACTAATGGAATCACGGCAATTCATCCTTACCAAAGAACGAGGAGCCGATGATATCAAAGGAACGTACTAAAAGATGATTGTTTTCGTCTTTTATGCCCACTACTAAGGTATTCTGTCCAGATTCCAGCAATTCTTGTTCCGATGAACCGTGGTAAATCATTTTCCCTCGCTCAATGAGAAAATCGATTCTATAGTCAGCATTGCCTTTAAAAAAGAACTGAGCAGTGTCGAGGATGCCTAGTTTCATTTCGGTCCATGCACCTGTTTCATTATCATCAGCGGCACGCTCAGCAACCTTCCTACAAAACTCACACTCGGGATGAGCGTATTTCTCCCACAACGCCGTATCACCCGTTGCTTTAACGTACGGATAGAGTTCAAAGTAGAACTTAGCGAGCGCGTACGCGCTATCTATGTCAGTTCCCGTCAGGTTCGGTTCTTCTGGCGGTTGCAGCTGTGGTCGAGGTGGCAGCGTGTAAGAGGCGGTCGGGCTAGCGCTAGGCTCCGAAACGGATGGACTCGCCGTCACAGGCTCGCCTCCCGAACATGCTGACAAGCTGAGCACAGTCCCTACGAGTGCTCCCACAAGAAGTATGCGCGTTTTCATAGAAACAAGGTAGCTTCCTACCGCTTACCGATGTTCAAGTTATCCACAGATTGAGCTGTAGACCGCGTATCCACGGTCTACAGCTCCGAGACTGGATTCACTGTGGAAGAACGACGATTCGACCATCCGCAACTTGCATGACGTCGATAGGCCACTCGTAGACTTGTGTGAGCAACTCTCTTGTGAGCACCTCGTCCGGAGCACCCACACGCGCAATATTGCCACCAGATAGCAAAGCCAGCCGATCACAATGAGTTCCAGCAAGCTGCAAATCGTGCATCACCACGATTACCGCGTGCCCGTCGTCGGCCAACTTCCGGCAGACGTGCATGGTGCGTTCTTGATGCGAAATGTCTAAGGCCGCCGTCGGCTCATCGAGGAACACCACTCCGGCCTGCTGGGCCAACACGCGGGCGAGAGTCACGCGAGCTTTTTCTCCGCCAGAAATACGAGTCACGTCACGATCGTCGTAACCGACAACATCCGTTTTGGCCATCGCTTCGTCAATGACGACGTCGTCAGTCTCTTGATCAGTATCCCAACAGTGCCGACCCATGGCAACGATATCGCGTACGACGTACGAAAACGGAAATTCGTTGCTCTGCGGCATGACCGACCGTGTGCGCGCTAGCTGCTTACGGGTATGTGCTGCTAATTGAACGCCGCTGTATTCTACAGTACCCATCTGGGCAGTGAGATCTCCGGCCATCACTGCCATCAGCGTCGATTTACCCGCGCCGTTTGGCCCCAGCAAACCGACAACTTCACCAAATGAAACGTCTAAAGACACGTGGGAAAGAATGGAACGCTGCCCGTACGAAAAACATATGTCGTGAGCGCTGACAGCATATGGTTTCACATCACCCATGAAGTCTTCTCCTTCTCCCCGCATCGCTATTTGCCCATGCGCAAACGCGTACGCAGCAAAATAAAGAACGTCGGGCCACCAACTAACGCAGTAAAAATACCGATGGGAAGATCGGCAAATGGAATGAGCGTACGCGCTGCGAGATCTGACGTAGTAATCAGCACAGCCCCAGCAAGCATTGAGCCTGGAATCAGATACTTATTACGTGGCCCCAGTGCCAAACGCATGACGTGAGGAACGATAAGGCCAACGAATGCGATGACGCCAGCATGGGAAACCGCAGCGGCAGTCAGTAACGTGGATAAGAGAATAGCGACGAGTCGCAACCTACCGACATTGACGCCGACGTGTCCGGCGGCCTGTTCGCCCAACGATAACGTATCGAGCTTTTCAGCTAACGTGTGTGCACAGATGATGCCAGTGACGACGATTGCTGCAACGATCCACACATGCCTCCACACTGTGCCGTTGAGGGAGCCCATTTGCCAGAAAACAATGTGATCACGCACTGTAACCGGAGCAAGATACGTGGCGATCGACGCTAACGCAGAACACACAGCCGTTACCGCGATGCCGGTCAAAACTAAAACGATTACGTCTGCTTTGCCGCCGGACCTCGCCAGTACATAAACCAGTGCCGCTGCGCCTAACCCAGACA from Trueperella pyogenes includes these protein-coding regions:
- a CDS encoding TIGR01777 family oxidoreductase, translated to MKPILVLTGASGFIGARLVEAAVLAGYDVRQLVRRFDRPAPAGVTQFLWDPASGTIDDAALADAYGVICLNGVGLLDRPWTASYKRALWRSRLNSVRTLVTAFARTCTPQVFISGSAIGFYGPDRGDELLSEGSSRGEGFLAELCNAWESAALETGELGARTVLVRTGLVMGADGGMLGLLQHPYRIGLGAKLGGGMSWMSTIARDDYVRAMLFILANQEISGPVNMVNPEPIRNRDWHRLLARHVGRPAFLAVPSSILRLLAGEMAREAILASQRVSPDVLLEHGFTFLAPRVEDVFEHELPMRR
- the def gene encoding peptide deformylase, giving the protein MTYRDIRIVGDPVLRTPCDPIREVTAGIKQLVEDLLENVNEDGRAGLAANQIGVSFRAFSWNIEGNIGYILNPVIVELSEETQDGPEGCLSVPDLWFPTTRSMYARAEGTNLDGKRVVIEGEEIWGRLIQHEVDHLDGHLYVDRLDRAMRREAFRQLREHQR
- a CDS encoding DUF6318 family protein — its product is MTASPSVSEPSASPTASYTLPPRPQLQPPEEPNLTGTDIDSAYALAKFYFELYPYVKATGDTALWEKYAHPECEFCRKVAERAADDNETGAWTEMKLGILDTAQFFFKGNADYRIDFLIERGKMIYHGSSEQELLESGQNTLVVGIKDENNHLLVRSFDIIGSSFFGKDELP
- a CDS encoding heme ABC transporter ATP-binding protein, giving the protein MRGEGEDFMGDVKPYAVSAHDICFSYGQRSILSHVSLDVSFGEVVGLLGPNGAGKSTLMAVMAGDLTAQMGTVEYSGVQLAAHTRKQLARTRSVMPQSNEFPFSYVVRDIVAMGRHCWDTDQETDDVVIDEAMAKTDVVGYDDRDVTRISGGEKARVTLARVLAQQAGVVFLDEPTAALDISHQERTMHVCRKLADDGHAVIVVMHDLQLAGTHCDRLALLSGGNIARVGAPDEVLTRELLTQVYEWPIDVMQVADGRIVVLPQ
- a CDS encoding FecCD family ABC transporter permease, encoding MKVNTVSSTRRRLRILAVFVSVLVVLLLSTLISALLGQYHVGVGDVYRSLFGPLNLSAYPEDPTAFSTLWNIRFPRIALGILVGAGLAVAGALMQAVFSNPLAEPGIIGVSSGASVGAALALVYAPHALGGFSVPMAAFLSGLGAAALVYVLARSGGKADVIVLVLTGIAVTAVCSALASIATYLAPVTVRDHIVFWQMGSLNGTVWRHVWIVAAIVVTGIICAHTLAEKLDTLSLGEQAAGHVGVNVGRLRLVAILLSTLLTAAAVSHAGVIAFVGLIVPHVMRLALGPRNKYLIPGSMLAGAVLITTSDLAARTLIPFADLPIGIFTALVGGPTFFILLRTRLRMGK